One Candidatus Poribacteria bacterium genomic region harbors:
- a CDS encoding DUF1449 family protein encodes MKRDAMIEFLNYLIVSYNVWFTAPLAIVFLLALFRLATGAMDFGDVDTDVDMDADMDADMDIDADADVEADMDTHTGTQSPSFGDMFGFLNVGRVPLMIVLMSLFVTWGISGLIANALLNIPENPHWVWISCIIALFCCFLGTRYISIALSKLLPESEKAITDVQLLGLSGRVISGQITTTFGTARVRVPDGPQLTVSCRAKPDEDTPVKGDTVILINYDRTKRIFDVQKSEFVTDN; translated from the coding sequence ATGAAAAGGGATGCCATGATAGAATTCCTGAACTATCTCATCGTTTCGTATAATGTTTGGTTTACAGCCCCGTTAGCGATTGTGTTCCTATTGGCACTTTTCCGACTTGCCACAGGTGCAATGGACTTCGGCGATGTGGACACAGATGTCGATATGGATGCGGACATGGATGCCGATATGGATATAGACGCCGACGCAGATGTAGAGGCTGATATGGACACACATACAGGCACGCAGAGTCCCTCCTTCGGAGATATGTTTGGGTTTCTGAACGTCGGCAGGGTCCCCTTGATGATTGTGCTGATGTCGCTATTTGTGACATGGGGAATCTCTGGGCTCATCGCCAATGCGCTTCTCAACATCCCGGAAAACCCACACTGGGTTTGGATATCGTGTATCATTGCGCTTTTCTGTTGTTTCTTAGGAACTCGGTATATTTCCATCGCACTCTCAAAACTGTTGCCAGAGAGCGAAAAAGCCATCACTGATGTCCAGTTACTCGGTCTCAGTGGACGAGTTATCAGTGGACAGATTACAACCACCTTTGGTACGGCTCGCGTCCGAGTTCCGGACGGACCGCAATTAACGGTTAGTTGCCGTGCCAAACCGGATGAAGACACTCCCGTCAAAGGAGATACTGTCATCCTCATAAATTATGACCGGACAAAACGGATATTTGATGTCCA